In Zingiber officinale cultivar Zhangliang chromosome 9B, Zo_v1.1, whole genome shotgun sequence, the genomic window ATTAGTTCTACAGTTGAAGAAGACAGACGTCTAATTAAACACCAGGATCTTGTGAGTCTGAATTTTCTGATGGCGGAGGGAGGAGACCTTGAAACAACAGGCACTTCCTTCAATGATCTCAGCACAAGACGCATGATGTGTTTATTGTGTTACAGACAGACGCCCTTACATTCCTCTAAAAAACACATCACATTTTCTGCAATAGAATTTAATACAAGCTAGCGCTTGAATTAGCATTTCTCAGCGAGTAAATGAGTCCAACCAAGCAGGAGGCCTTCCTAATAAATAATGATGTTTAAGTAGCTGACACCCACAAGAACCACACTGCCAACTCAACTCCATAATTATAGGTTTTAATGCCGCTCAGCCAACTCCCACCCACCTCTAATGCCTTTGCCAGGCTCCCTCATTGATATGCTGCATCGCACAGCCAACGACACAAGTAACTCTGTGCCAGACAGATTTTTCCAAAACCCTACCGGACTGGGCCAGTCGATTCAACTGGAAAGGTTCGAGTCCAATGCATCAGATTGAAACGGCCACCGCTAGAACGACTATGAAACAAGGAACAGACTAGGTTTCTTCCTGTCAGATCTCACATCTGTTGCATTCCTCAACATCGACCAGACTGAATTTCATACAATTTCAGGAAACAGAACACAAACACTTTACGATTCCCCTATGCAATTGCAGCGCACAGGCGAACCAATAACACCAATTAAGCAAAACTAGTAGTATAATTATAAAGAACAGTTTACTCCCAGCATATAGTGACTAATGAGCAAGCAATCGGAGATTAGAATTTAGGGATTGTTTCAGAGGTGGCACCCGAAGCAGTTGCAGGATTTGGGGGTGAATGCGCAGAAGCCGAAGGGCCGGTTGGGGATGTTGCAGTTGATAGTGTAGCAGCAGGGCGAGGGCAGGCAAAGGCCGTGGGGGCCGCCGCAGCAGGTGCAGAGCGAGCATATCCGGAAGTTGCTGAGCCGCCTCCGTCTGGCCTCGTCGATCAGCGAGGATTTCAGCCCCGGCAAAGACGAGGACGGCCGCATCGACGCTGTCGGCCCGCCCGCCTTGCGATCAGAGCAAAGCCTGCACAATTAGCGCCAGAAATGGAAATCCAGAGGTGGTGAATGGCGGAGAAGAACTCACCTCCGCTGAACGTGATAAGAGAGCGGcgaagaggaggatgaagagAAGAGAATGCAGGGACGAAGGGGCGGAAGCCATCTCAGTCTGCTTTATGGATGGCGGTTTGGGGGTTTTCTtcggggagaagaaggagaggcgAGAGGAGGGGAGGGAACGGAGACTATCGGGGTGGGGCAATGGCAAGGAGTATTTATTGCTCTCACTATCACTATGCACTGTGGAGTGAAATGGTCATTCCgaacggaggaggaggaggaggaggagaggaatgaCGAGAGGCTGCGTGGGGTGAAGCGATtagtttttattttgatttttcaagggtaattagataaaaaaatatagatattttatgtatatcaatattaatattaaGATTAGAAGGATAATgatgaaatattaaaataaaaatattatagaaaagatataaaaaaatattatgaaaattaaaattaaaattgtgaaCCCATCCGAATTCACAACAattgtgaaaaaaaataaaattatatatatttttttttttaccttaaaaaTGATCtctttatataaattaatttttattttcttcaaaTTAGGATAGTAAATGGGTCGACCTTGTTCAACATTTATATTGCTTAGGATTATTTGGTAAGATAGAATAGAGTTGAATATAAAATTAATGAAGCTGATGTGCAAATTCGATTTAAGTAATGATAGgctgagaaaaaaaatataaaaaaatttatagacATATAAATTAATAGtccatcatttttatttttatgggtTTCATTATATGTATATATCCTAAAATTTTTCTTCATATTATTTTTCATTCGATTTTTTTAACCTGAGTCTAATCTCGAAATTGATTTATTTAGACGctattgacttttttttttttaatttaaccatgttta contains:
- the LOC122024387 gene encoding uncharacterized protein LOC122024387; its protein translation is MASAPSSLHSLLFILLFAALLSRSAEAGGPTASMRPSSSLPGLKSSLIDEARRRRLSNFRICSLCTCCGGPHGLCLPSPCCYTINCNIPNRPFGFCAFTPKSCNCFGCHL